Proteins encoded together in one Anopheles darlingi chromosome 3, idAnoDarlMG_H_01, whole genome shotgun sequence window:
- the LOC125955163 gene encoding facilitated trehalose transporter Tret1-like: MIIKKPTADQAFIESNVAKRFSPLARQMLAASGPIVSSAAAGMTNGFSAILLPQLQQPDSRFTITEEQSSWIASMAPLPMAAGCIIGGLLMERFGRKSAHLLLNVSFAIGWCALSMAQSYPQILIGRFITGFSCGLVGPPASVYIAETSDPRYRGILLASVTFAVSGGILLAHLFGTFFRWQTAALLCSLFMILAYLLMLVSPESPSWLLGRGELQRAETAFRWLRGYGPESRSEFEAMVARSTIGRSQEKPSEGGGRGQEEEEEHATSPYRRREFLMPLATLFVFFATMQFSGVNIVAFYSISLMRTTIGSDGLNEYLAMLIVDLVRVFTSLLACVLLRSVGRRPLAMASGIGTTVSLIGLSIFLYFQTSIPLYRNYSSLSLIFLISYIVFVGIGLFPLPWCMTGEIFPVVTRGLGSGLTSSFNFVCFFAVIKTGPTLFAAVGTNGTFLVYGVISLLGTLLLYVLLPETKNRTLAEIEDQFRAGRQRSAKVLPTVTTVSAGVA; encoded by the exons ATGATTATCAAAAAACCCACAGCCGATCAAGCGTTCATCGAGAGCAATGTCGCGAAACGGTTCTCGCCACTGGCACGGCAG ATGCTGGCCGCCTCCGGTCCGATTGTGAGCAGCGCAGCGGCTGGCATGACGAATGGCTTCTCGGCCATACTGTTACcgcaactgcagcaaccggATAGCCGGTTCACTATCACCGAAGAGCAATCGTCCTGGATAGCCTCGATGGCTCCTTTACCGATGGCCGCCGGATGCATCATCGGTGGCCTGTTGATGGAACGGTTTGGGCGCAAATCGGCGCATCTGTTGCTGAACGTATCCTTCGCCATCGGTTGGTGCGCCCTGTCGATGGCCCAGAGCTATCCGCAGATCCTGATCGGACGATTCATTACCGGGTTTAGTTGTGGGCTGGTGGGACCCCCCGCCTCCGTGTATATCGCCGAAACGAGTGATCCACGGTATCGGGGTATCTTGCTGGCCAGCGTTACGTTCGCCGTTTCCGGTGGTATTCTGCTGGCGCATCTGTTCGGAACGTTCTTTCGATGGCAAACGGCCGCACTGCTCTGTTCGTTGTTTATGATACTGGCCTACTTGCTGATGCTCGTCTCACCGGAGAGTCCTTCGTGGTTGTTGGGACGTGGAGAGCTGCAACGAGCGGAGACCGCGTTCCGGTGGTTGCGTGGCTACGGACCGGAAAGTCGCAGTGAGTTCGAAGCCATGGTGGCCCGGAGTACGATTGGCAGGAGCCAGGAGAAGCCCTCTGAGGGCGGTGGACgggggcaggaggaggaggaggagcatgCGACGAGTCCGTATCGGAGGCGAGAGTTCCTGATGCCACTGGCAACACTGTTCGTGTTCTTTGCGACGATGCAATTTTCGGGCGTCAACATCGTTGCGTTCTATTCGATCTCGCTGATGCGGACGACGATCGGAAGTGACGGACTGAACGAGTATCTGGCGATGCTGATCGTCGATCTGGTACGGGTCTTCACTTCCCTGCTGGCCTGCGTATTGCtgcgttcggtcggtcgacgACCGCTGGCGATGGCAAGTGGCATCGGTACCACCGTAAGCCTGATTGGGCTGTCGATCTTCCTGTACTTCCAAACCAGCATCCCACTGTACCGGAACTACTCGTCGCTGTCACTGATCTTTCTCATCAGCTACATCGTATTCGTGGGCATCGGGCTGTTCCCGTTGCCGTGGTGCATGACCGGTGAGATCTTTCCGGTGGTGACACGCGGGCTCGGTTCGGGGCTTACGTCTTCGTTTAACTTTGTCTGTTTCTTCGCGGTTATCAAAACCGGTCCGACTCTGTTTGCGGCCGTCGGTACTAATGGTACGTTCCTAGTGTATGGCGTTATCTCGTTGCTCGGTACGTTACTGCTGTACGTTCTGCTGCCCGAGACCAAAAACCGTACGCTGGCAGAAATCGAGGATCAGTTCCGGGCCGGGCGCCAGCGGAGTGCCAAAGTGTTGCCAACGGTAACGACCGTGTCAGCGGGGGTAGCATAA